Proteins co-encoded in one Lates calcarifer isolate ASB-BC8 linkage group LG17, TLL_Latcal_v3, whole genome shotgun sequence genomic window:
- the tbc1d7 gene encoding TBC1 domain family member 7 → MADDPQRNFRSAYYEKVGFRGVEEKKSLEILLKDNPLDLEKLSTFSQRFPLPSMYRIHVWKVLLGILPPHSDSHNLVGGYRKEQYQDILEALEVMRYINAATPSTHVYLRMFQLESQVLPRCSETTAPDEENEDFLSISRAMEEIVDDPIDCYWLIKCFVNQFHTKFGDSLPHLPKSLEHYLSQEEPRLLNHLKNTGALAQLPYGLWFRRCFAGCLPESSLQRVWDKVISGSCKILVFVALEILLSYKIMLMGINRPEGVVKFLCNIPQENTDAIVTKAIDLWHKYCGTPMHAV, encoded by the exons ATGGCCGACGACCCTCAGAGAAATTTTCGCTCTGCTTATTATGAGAAGGTGGGCTTCAGAGgggtggaggagaagaaatcACTGGAAATACTGTTAAAGGACAATCCTCTGG ATCTAGAAAAGCTGAGCACCTTCAGTCAGAGgttccccctcccctccatgtATAGGATCCATGTGTGGAAGGTCCTGCTGG GCATCCTGCCGCCCCACAGCGACTCGCACAATCTGGTCGGAGGCTACAGGAAGGAGCAGTACCAGGACATCCTGGAGGCTCTGGAGGTCATGAGATACATCAACGCCGCCACACCCTCCACCCACGTCTACCTGCGCATGTTCCAGCTGGAGAGCCAGGTGCTCCCACGGTGCTCTGAGACTACAGCCCCG gATGAAGAAAACGAGGACTTTCTCTCCATCAGCAGAGCCATGGAGGAGATCGTAGATGATCCTATCGACTGCTACTGGCTGATCAAATGTTTTGTCAACCAGTTCCACACAAAGTTCGGAGACTCGCTGCCACATCTT CCAAAGAGCCTGGAGCACTATCTGAGTCAGGAGGAACCTCGACTGCTGAACCATCTGAAGAACACCGGAGCCCTGGCTCAGCTGCCATACGGCCTCTGGTTCAGACGCTGCTTCGCTGGCTGCCTGCCCGAATCCAGCCTGCAGAG ggtTTGGGACAAGGTGATCAGCGGCTCCTGTAAGATTCTGGTGTTTGTTGCTCTGGAGATTCTGCTGAGCTACAAGATCATGTTGATGGGCATCAACCGTCCTGAAGGCGTGGTCAAGTTCTTGTGCAAT ATACCGCAGGAAAACACAGACGCTATAGTGACTAAAGCTATCGACTTGTGGCATAAATATTGTGGCACCCCGATGCACGCTGTATAG
- the phactr1 gene encoding phosphatase and actin regulator 1 isoform X3, with protein sequence MAAAPEEEVDRRPIRRVRSKSDTPYINEARISLHLETAEEVERLAAMRSDSLVPGTHTPPIRRRSKFATLGRLFKPWKWRKKKSEKFKQTSAVLERKMSTRQSREELIKKGVLKEVYEKEGTSPVVREEVKMENGRSPVLGSSLSESEGTELMEGAAAAVGSLEFQMPGDGACQQDHAQKSSQAPPPKKSTVYPVDGAESTLSRPPTLHKQPPALPPKPFTRLPNHITDGAPVKLPCMSVKLSPPLPPKKLMISVPAGSMEPSSLAFQKCPAPPSHAPMGGHSLQYGTLPVPLHPPSRIIEELNKTLALTMQRFESSMMHAVPTVMIECDDDKENLPNEADYEDLPGMYKDEDEEEEEEEEEEDEEEEEEDEEEDEDDTLFTSTLAMKVLRKDSLAIKLSNRPSKRELEEKNILPLQSDQERLESRQQTATKLTRRLSQRPTAEELEQRNILKPRNDLEEQEEKREIKRHLSRKLSQRPTVEELREAKILIRFSDYVEVAEAQDYDRRADKPWTRLTAADKAAIRKELNEFKSTEMEVHESSRHLTRFHRP encoded by the exons cCGAGGAGGTAGAGAGGTTGGCGGCGATGCGCTCTGATTCGCTGGTACCCGGCACTCACACGCCTCCCATCCGCCGGCGGAGCAAATTTGCCACCCTGGGACGCCTGTTTAAACCCTggaagtggaggaagaagaagagcgAGAAGTTCAAGCAGACCTCTGCAG TGTTGGAGAGGAAAATGTCCACTCgccagagcagagaggagctcaTCAAGAAAGGAGTGCTGAAGGAGGTTTATGAGAAAG AAGGCACGTCCCCAGTCGTACGGGAGGAGGTGAAGATGGAGAACGGACGTTCTCCGGTGCTCGGCTCCAGCCTGTCAGAGTCTGAAGGTACTGAGCTGATGGaaggagcagctgcagctgtag GTTCACTGGAGTTTCAGATGCCCGGTGACGGTGCGTGTCAACAGGACCACGCCCAGAAATCCAGCCAGGCTCCGCCCCCGAAAAAGTCCACTGTGTATCCAGTTGACGGCGCTGAATCGACACTCTCCAGACCTCCAACGCTACACAAACAACCTCCTGCGCTACCACCCAAACCCTTCACCAGGCTACCGAATCACATTACAG ACGGAGCCCCGGTGAAGTTGCCATGTATGTCGGTGAAGCTatctcctcctctacctccaaAGAAGCTCATGATCTCCGTACCTGCAGGGAGCATGGAGCCCTCTTCGCTCGCCTTCCAGAAGTGCCCCGCCCCTCCCAGCCATGCTCCAATGGGCGGGCACTCGCTGCAGTACGGGACACTGCCCGTTCCTCTCCACCCGCCCAGCCGGATCATCGAGGAGCTCAACAAGACCCTGGCCCTCACCATGCAGAGGTTTGAGAG CTCCATGATGCACGCGGTTCCCACGGTGATGATCGAGTGCGACGACGACAAGGAGAACCTCCCCAACGAGGCCGACTACGAGGACCTGCCGGGGATGTACAAGgacgaggacgaggaggaggaggaggaggaggaggaagaagacgaggaggaggaggaggaagacgaggaggaagatgaggatgaCACACTGTTTACAA GCACACTGGCCATGAAGGTCTTACGGAAGGACTCTCTGGCCATCAAGCTGAGTAATCGTCCGTCCAagagggagctggaggagaaaaacatCCTGCCGCTGCAGTCGGACCAGGAGCGACTCGAGTCCAGACAACAAACAGCCACCAAACTGACCAG GCGGTTGAGTCAAAGGCCAACGgcagaggagctggagcagaggaACATACTCAAAC CTCGAAACGatctggaggagcaggaggagaagagggagatcAAGAGACATCTGTCCAGAAAG CTCAGCCAGAGGCCGACAGTCGAGGAGCTGAGGGAGGCAAAGATCCTCATCCGCTTCAGTGACTATGTGGAGGTCGCAGAGGCTCAGGACTACGACAGGAGAGCAGACAAGCCATGGACGCGGCTAACAGCTGCTGATAAG GCCGCCATAAGAAAGGAGTTAAACGAGTTCAAAAGCACAGAGATGGAGGTGCATGAGTCGAGCCGTCATCTGACCAG ATTTCATCGGCCGTAG